The following proteins are co-located in the Vigna angularis cultivar LongXiaoDou No.4 chromosome 2, ASM1680809v1, whole genome shotgun sequence genome:
- the LOC108329682 gene encoding NAC transcription factor 47, whose translation MGSPQSNLPPGFRFHPTDEELILHYLSKRVASIPLPVSIIAEVDIYKLDPWDLPAKATFGEKEWYFFSPRDRKYPNGARPNRAAASGYWKATGTDKTIVTSLQGGSVQENIGVKKALVFYKGRPPKGVKTNWIMHEYRLVDNNKPIKLKDSSMRLDDWVLCRIYKKSKHALTSTEAGIGVGEVDQAEEQQFNETLLPILKSPIPPPQNTLMSQKSVSFSNLLDAMDYSVLSSFLSENHSNPPGIGSSAGFNTENLEQQSSPMNNPNNSYTFQKNTQLNPSLSNMENMRPKRQFSSIDDETLYPSKKYLTSSCNFPSHINPQYENPQWNYLVKQSLLNQRLLLGPQLQFQG comes from the exons ATGGGAAGCCCTCAATCCAATTTGCCACCTGGTTTTAGGTTCCACCCAACAGATGAAGAACTCATTCTTCACTACCTTAGTAAAAGGGTTGCATCCATTCCCTTACCCGTTTCCATCATTGCTGAGGTTGATATCTACAAGTTAGATCCATGGGACTTGCCAG CAAAGGCAACCTTTGGGGAGAAAGAATGGTACTTTTTCAGTCCCAGAGACCGGAAGTACCCAAACGGTGCAAGGCCAAACAGGGCAGCTGCTTCAGGGTATTGGAAGGCCACTGGCACAGATAAGACCATAGTCACATCATTGCAGGGTGGATCAGTCCAAGAGAACATTGGTGTGAAGAAGGCTTTGGTGTTCTACAAAGGAAGACCCCCAAAGGGTGTCAAGACCAATTGGATCATGCATGAATATCGCCTTGTAGACAACAACAAACCCATTAAGCTCAAAGACTCCTCCATGAGA TTGGACGATTGGGTGCTGTGTCGGATTTACAAGAAGTCCAAACATGCTCTAACTTCAACAGAGGCAGGAATAGGAGTTGGTGAGGTGGATCAAGCAGAGGAGCAGCAATTCAATGAGACCCTTTTGCCAATCTTAAAATCTCCAATACCTCCTCCTCAGAACACATTGATGTCTCAAAAATCTGTCTCCTTCTCCAACCTGTTGGATGCCATGGACTACTCTGTACTCAGCAGTTTCTTATCTGAGAACCATTCCAACCCACCAGGGATCGGATCAAGTGCAGGCTTCAACACTGAGAATTTGGAACAGCAATCTTCTCCGATGAACAACCCCAACAATAGCTACACGTTTCAGAAGAACACCCAATTGAACCCTTCACTCTCCAACATGGAAAACATGAGGCCAAAGCGCCAATTTTCAAGCATTGATGATGAAACTCTGTACCCATCCAAGAAATACCTGACTTCCTCTTGCAACTTTCCTTCCCACATCAACCCCCAATACGAGAATCCACAATGGAACTACCTCGTCAAACAGTCTTTGCTGAATCAGCGGTTACTGCTTGGTCCTCAGCTTCAATTTCAAGGATAA
- the LOC108327509 gene encoding uncharacterized protein LOC108327509 produces the protein MYGVVAALSSPKPDSTIPSNSKLVEEWTYANKVCRHTLLSALSNDLFDVYCSYKEAKDIWDSLILKYTTEDVVRQRFVIGNYYRWEMIEDKDIKTQINEYHKLLEDIKAENILLPDEFVSELLIEKLPPSWTDYKQQLKHRHKQMSLPELITHIIIEDTNRKESATTRAKALSAKANMVEVKPAPKRRRARNDNPPRANIAEGDDIIVAVVSQVNLMTNVSKWVVDSGATRHICANRSAFTTYTSVGDGEEHVYLGDSKTTPVLGKGKSQNGCEISVWPSIDVSGTNVLSYVNMSKCLSSLLNDDPAIMERRSALAKRLELYRSAQAEIDAVAWSK, from the exons ATGTATGGAGTTGTTGCTGCTCTTTCATCTCCGAAGCCCGACTCCACTATTCCTTCAAActcaaaactagttgaggaGTGGACTTACGCGAACAAGGTATGCCGACACACTCTGCTTAGTGCActttctaatgatttgttcGATGTGTACTGTTCCTACAAGGAAGCAAAGGACATTTGGGActcgttgattctcaaatacactACCGAAGATGTCGTCAGACAAAGATTCGTCATAGGAAATTACTATCGTTGGGAAATGATTGAAGACAAGGacataaaaactcaaatcaatGAATACCACAAGTTGCTCGAAGACATCAAAGCAGAAAACATTCTACTACCGGATGAATTTGTTTCAGAACTCCTGATTGAGAAATTGCCGCCATCCTGGACAGATTACAAACAACAGTTGAAACACAGACACAAGCAAATGTCTCTACCAGAACTCATTACACACATAATaattgaagataccaacaggAAGGAGTCTGCTACTACAAGAGCCAAAGCTTTATCTGCGAAAGCAAATATGGTAGAAGTAAAACCTGCTCCAAAAAG GCGTAGAGCGAGAAACGACAATCCTCCTAGGGCCAATATAGCcgaaggagatgacattattgTTGCGGTTGTTTCTCAAGTGAATCTGATGACCAATGTGAGCAAGTGGGTAGTAGACTCTGGTGCTACTAGGCATATCTGTGCAAACAGAAGTGCTTTTACCActtacactagtgtaggggatggagaagaacaCGTCTACCTCGGTGATTCCAAGACCACTCCTGTTctgggaaaaggaaaa AGCCAAAATGGATGTGAGATATCCGTTTGGCCTTCAATAGACGTATCAGGAACCAATGTTCTGTCTTATGTCAATATG TCCAAGTGTCTGTCCTCATTGCTCAATGACGATCCTGCAATAATGGAAAGACGAAGTGCCCTTGCAAAGAGGCTTGAGTTATATCGGAGTGCACAAGCTGAGATCGATGCAGTTGCATGGTCTAAATAG